The nucleotide sequence TCGTATAATCGCCAAGCATTAGATGATATATAAATAATATAAAAATAAAAAGAGTATCCTTTTTCAGTCTTTCTGCTCGTAATATTGATAATAGCCGCTTTCTTTTGAAAGTATGAAATTATTCAATACAGCGCCGATAATACGACTATTCGCAAATTCAATCGCTTCTTTCGCTTTTAAGGCCATCTCTTTCTTAGTATATCCAGAATTGATGACAAGAATAGTGCCGTCACACTTATTCGCAAGAATCTGACCATCTGCTACTGATAACACTGGTGGAGCATCGAATATCACTAAATCATACATATTAGACAATTGATGAATCAGTGCATCCATCGATTTCGATAATAACAATTCCGCTGGGTTTGGTGGAATAGGGCCACATGTCAACAAATCCAATTGATCCACTAAAGTTCGCTGGATCGCCTTTTCTATAGTGGTTTGCCTCGTAAGCAAACTTGAAAGACCAGTCCTATTTTCAATATGAAAGGTATAATGGGTCGTCGGTTTGCGCATATCACCATCTACTAGGATAACTTTCTTGCCTTCCTGAGCAAATACCACTGCGAGGTTTGCTGAAGTTGTCGACTTACCTTCTAATGGTCCTGCTGAGGTTACGACTATTGTACGTATGTCTGCATCCGGTGATGAAAAGGTTATATTCGTACGCAACGTCCGAAATTGTTCGGCTACAAAGGAATGGGGATTCGTAAAGGTGACGAGCTTACGTGCTGTCTGCTGCAGAAGATTTTTCTTCCTGGCCATTGCTTATCTCTTCCTTTCCTTTTGAAAACACTTTGTTCTTTTGGATGACTCCGGATTTTTCGACAATCGGTGAAATGACACCAAGCATCGGAACTCCAAGGATGTCTTCCATATCTTGTTGATCTTTCATAGTGGTATCCAAGTGCTCTCGAAGAAATGCAATTCCAACTCCAAGCATTAAACCAATTATTGTAGCAATTGCCATGTTAAGTTTAGGGTTTGGAAATATTGGGAGTGAACTTTTCTTTAAAACTGCCGCAGAAAGAATTGTAACGTTATCAACATTCATCAAATTTTTAATGTTTTTTTCAAAAACAGTAGCAATTGTATTAGCTAATTTAACTGCTACTTCTGGATTTTCATCTTGTACAGCAATATTTACTATTTGAGATTGCTCATCGTTGCTGACGGTAATTTTTTCTTCTAACTCATCTGATGTCATTTCAAGATTCATCCCATTCAAGACTTGGTCTAGAATTACAGGACTCTTGATAATGCCTGAATAAGTATTAATCAATTGGAGATCCGTCTGGATGTTTTGGTTTATTAACTGACCTTCTTCTGACGAGTTTTGATTAACCAGAATTTCTGTTGACATCTCGTAAACAGGGGTTAGCACAAAGTATGAAATAATAGCAGTAATAAATATCGAAATAACTGTAGTAATGACAATAAGGAGGAAATTTTTACGTATTATTTTATAGATGTTCTTTAAGTTGATTGATTCTTCCATAGAACTAGCAGCTCCTTTAAGTTGCTATTGTAGATACTATTATTTGACCAGAAAAGTTAAAAGCTTTACCGCTAGTCATCGTAACGGCACTCGAAGATAAAGAGAATAAGAATTTTGGTATCTTTAAATCTCAATAGTTTTTCTCATATTATAGTTTGAACCCGTTCATCAACTCCTCAATTATATTGGCTTTTCAATTTTCTATATATCAGTGGAGTAGATATAGTTTCCCATTAGCGACTTCCATTGTAGAATGTATAAATTCTTTGTCCTCTATTCATGTGCTTTATAATAAAATATTTCTTAACAAAATGATACTAAAATCTGATTATTCAGTAATTTTTCTAGTTAACTAAAAGTCATAAAATCAAAAATTCAGTATTGTAATCCATCGATTTCTATATAAACAAGTCTCTTGCCTTACTATGGATGATTTCTAAATCATTTCTAGTACTCATAAGTTTTCAATAATTATTTCTCGTCTCTTCATAACAGCATTAGAAGTTTAGAGCGATTAATACTATTGTTATTCCCTCCTCTTTTCTATGTATGATTCAAGGGCACATTTCTTTTAATACTTCTATCCTAATATCGTGAGGTTAAAAAGAAGTTAAACTTATATTACGAAGTCACACCGTTAACAAATTATACTCAATTAGCTTTGAAAAACCAGATACAACGACTGCTTTCTCATTACACTTTTAATCATTAACTATTAAAATTCACTTGCAGCAGCATTTAAGTAATATGGACGAAGTATTTCTTCGCTATTTGATATTTATGAGCAAATAAAAAGGACAACCATTTCTGGTTGTCCTTTGGAAATTATTTCTTATTCGTATACGATTCCTGAAGCTTTCGTTCAAATAACTCAAGCAGCTGATCACGGAGTTCTGGACGCTGCAACGCAAATTCGATCGTCGTTTCGATAAAGCCGTATTTCTCGCCGACATCAAAACGGTGGCCGTCGAATTCGTATGCGTATACCGGCTGCACTTCGTTCAGTTTTTGGATGGCATCGGTCAATTGAATCTCGCCGCCTGCCCCTAAAGTATGTTCCCCGAGGAAATCAAAGATCTCCGGTGTCAGGATATAACGACCCATAATCGCGTAATTCGATGGCGCCGTTCCCGCTTCCGGTTTTTCGACAAACCGGTCCACCGCAATCAGTTTGCCATCAACGGAAATTGGATCGATGATGCCGTAGCGGTGTGTCTCTTTTGAAGGCACTTGCTGGACGCCAATGACACTGTTGCCCGTTTGTTCGAACTGGTTCATCAACTGCTCCAAGCACGGTTCGTCGTTTTGGACAATGTCGTCTCCCAATAGTACCGCAAACGGTTCGTCCCCGATAAACTTGCGGGCCGACCAGATGGCATGGCCCAGACCAAGCGGCTGCTTTTGGCGGATGTAGTGGATTTCCACTTTGGACGTCTGCAGGACCGAGTCGAGCATATCCATTTTCCCTTTTTCGCGCAAAGTCGCTTCCAATTCGAAGGCATGGTCAAAATGGTCTTCGATGGAACGTTTGCCTTTCCCTGTAACGATGATGATGTCTTCAATACCGGACGCAATCGCTTCTTCGACGATGTATTGAATGGTCGGTTTGTCGACGATCGGCAGCATTTCTTTTGGCATGGCTTTCGTGGCTGGCAGGAATCGTGTTCCAAGGCCTGCAGCCGGAATAATCGCTTTTTTCACTTGCATTCTCTTCACCTGCTACTCATTTTAGTTTCGTGTCTGCAACACTATTTCTTCTATAAAATGACAGAAGTTGCAGAAACTATATTATTATGCACTTATACTTATCATAACATAAATTTACGGATTGCTGTG is from Planococcus liqunii and encodes:
- a CDS encoding CpsD/CapB family tyrosine-protein kinase yields the protein MARKKNLLQQTARKLVTFTNPHSFVAEQFRTLRTNITFSSPDADIRTIVVTSAGPLEGKSTTSANLAVVFAQEGKKVILVDGDMRKPTTHYTFHIENRTGLSSLLTRQTTIEKAIQRTLVDQLDLLTCGPIPPNPAELLLSKSMDALIHQLSNMYDLVIFDAPPVLSVADGQILANKCDGTILVINSGYTKKEMALKAKEAIEFANSRIIGAVLNNFILSKESGYYQYYEQKD
- a CDS encoding YveK family protein: MEESINLKNIYKIIRKNFLLIVITTVISIFITAIISYFVLTPVYEMSTEILVNQNSSEEGQLINQNIQTDLQLINTYSGIIKSPVILDQVLNGMNLEMTSDELEEKITVSNDEQSQIVNIAVQDENPEVAVKLANTIATVFEKNIKNLMNVDNVTILSAAVLKKSSLPIFPNPKLNMAIATIIGLMLGVGIAFLREHLDTTMKDQQDMEDILGVPMLGVISPIVEKSGVIQKNKVFSKGKEEISNGQEEKSSAADST
- the galU gene encoding UTP--glucose-1-phosphate uridylyltransferase GalU, whose amino-acid sequence is MQVKKAIIPAAGLGTRFLPATKAMPKEMLPIVDKPTIQYIVEEAIASGIEDIIIVTGKGKRSIEDHFDHAFELEATLREKGKMDMLDSVLQTSKVEIHYIRQKQPLGLGHAIWSARKFIGDEPFAVLLGDDIVQNDEPCLEQLMNQFEQTGNSVIGVQQVPSKETHRYGIIDPISVDGKLIAVDRFVEKPEAGTAPSNYAIMGRYILTPEIFDFLGEHTLGAGGEIQLTDAIQKLNEVQPVYAYEFDGHRFDVGEKYGFIETTIEFALQRPELRDQLLELFERKLQESYTNKK